A stretch of the uncultured Desulfobacter sp. genome encodes the following:
- a CDS encoding periplasmic heavy metal sensor, whose translation MKTTITAVTTLFIVGFFAVSAYAWGCGYGSGAGNGGYGKRLNNQPAVNQKDLDAFYKDTQALRTSLCADRAELNAVMAGPNPDPQKARALSENISKTQNMLRAKAQQHNISGPMGGRGYGPGAGNCGGQYRHHAARCW comes from the coding sequence ATGAAAACAACGATCACAGCAGTCACAACACTTTTTATCGTGGGATTTTTTGCAGTCAGTGCCTATGCTTGGGGATGCGGTTACGGGTCCGGTGCAGGCAACGGCGGTTATGGAAAACGATTAAATAATCAGCCCGCGGTAAATCAGAAAGACCTTGACGCCTTCTATAAAGATACCCAGGCGCTTCGTACATCACTATGCGCCGACCGGGCTGAGCTCAATGCAGTGATGGCAGGCCCAAACCCTGATCCCCAAAAAGCCAGGGCCCTGTCCGAAAATATAAGCAAAACCCAGAATATGCTGAGAGCCAAAGCCCAGCAGCACAATATCTCAGGTCCCATGGGCGGCCGGGGATATGGTCCGGGTGCGGGAAATTGTGGCGGCCAGTATCGTCATCACGCTGCCAGATGCTGGTAG